From the Leguminivora glycinivorella isolate SPB_JAAS2020 chromosome 15, LegGlyc_1.1, whole genome shotgun sequence genome, one window contains:
- the LOC125234260 gene encoding uncharacterized protein LOC125234260: MPGEDEPPPLELQRLVSHCERTGLAIIIGADSNAHHPLWGMETSNNRGATDSPLCRGCMETEETAAHVVLECIGVAPYRAKYLGSPRDLPEVLLNIKGLVGFLEELGWQD, translated from the exons ATGCCCGGAGAGGACGAGCCACCGCCACTCGAACTACAACGACTGGTCAGCCACTGCGAGAGAACAGGCCTCGCAATCATCATCGGGGCCGACTCTAACGCGCATCACCCTTTGTGGGGTATGGAGACCAGTAACAACAGAG GTGCTACGGACAGTCCCCTGTGCCGAGGGTGCATGGAGACAGAGGAAACAGCTGCTCACGTGGTGCTGGAGTGCATCGGGGTGGCTCCATACAGGGCAAAATATCTCGGATCTCCGAGAGACCTCCCCGAGGTCCTACTCAACATCAAGGGTCTGgtaggatttctcgaggagtTGGGATGGCAGGACTAG